From a region of the Trichoderma atroviride chromosome 6, complete sequence genome:
- a CDS encoding uncharacterized protein (EggNog:ENOG41~TransMembrane:9 (o12-35i47-68o80-102i156-181o193-214i226-243o249-269i281-302o314-336i)) gives MCLGFIRSFGSFAAVRALLGIAEGGLFPGIVLYLSSMYTRGELALRIGIFYTAASLSGAFGGLLARGLSAIGPRGGLEGWRWIFIVEGLLTVVSGLIAFIWLPNGVASAKFLTTEERDFASQRLANDNGGRFNPALEAEEAFKWSEVRRGLFNVQVWLTSTAYFAMLSGVYSFGLFLPTIVNSLQITTNANKVQLWTVIPYAVATPTTVAVALISDRIKLRGLPMLVMLPVSIAGYATIAHVQSASVRFGMTCLMAMGMYSSVPCVLVWNANNSAGHYKRATTSALQLAVANCGGFVATFAYPNKEGPVYLKGHSIILGLLCYAWLAVLVNVLWLSKVNRDKKAGKYDQYAGCGDDRDPEFKMIL, from the exons ATGTGCCTCGGCTTCATCCGCTCCTTTGGCAGCTTCGCCGCCGTGCGCGCCCTGCTGGGCATCGCCGAGGGCGGCCTGTTTCCAGGCATCGTGCTGTACCTGTCCAGCATGTACACGCGCGGCGAGCTGGCCCTGCGCATCGGCATCTTTTACACGGCGGCGTCGCTGTCGGGGGCGTTTGGGGGGCTGTTGGCGAGGGGATTGTCGGCGATTGGGCCGCGGGGAGGGCTGGAGGGGTGGAGATGGATTTTTATTGTTGAAGGGCTGTTG ACTGTTGTTTCTGGCCTCATAGCCTTTATTTGGCTGCCAAACGGCGTTGCGAGCGCAAAGTTTCTCACAACTGAAGAGCGAGATTTCGCTTCCCAGAGGTTGGCAAACGACAACGGCGGCCGCTTCAA CCCAGCACtcgaggcagaagaagccttCAAGTGGTCCGAGGTCCGCCGCGGCCTGTTCAACGTCCAGGTCTGGCTTACCTCGACGGCCTACTTTGCCATGCTCTCGGGCGTGTACTCGTTTGGTCTTTTT CTGCCTACAATTGTCAATTCTCTTCAGATCACGACCAATGCCAACAAAGTCCAGCTCTGGACTGTCATTCCGTATGCCGTGGCAACGCCCACTACCG tcgccgtcgccctcaTCTCGGACCGCATCAAGCTCCGAGGCCTCCCCATGCTCGTCATGCTCCCCGTCTCCATCGCCGGCTATGCCACAATCGCCCATGTCCAGTCAGCCAGTGTCCGCTTCGGCATGACGTGCCTCATGGCCATGGGCATGTACAGCTCCGTGCCGTGCGTGCTGGTGTGGAACGCGAATAACTCGGCGGGACATTACAAGAGGGCGACGACGTCGGCGTTGCAGCTGGCCGTGGCGAATTGCGGAGGCTTCGTCGCGA CATTTGCATACCCGAATAAAGAGGGGCCCGTCTATCTCAAGGGACACTCCATCATCCTGGGATTGCTCTGTTATGCGTGGCTTGC CGTATTGGTCAACGTGCTCTGGCTATCCAAGGTTAACAGAGACAAAAAGGCCGGGAAATACGACCAGTATGCCGGCTGTGGTGATGATCGTGACCCCGAGTTCAAAATGATTTTATAA
- a CDS encoding uncharacterized protein (EggNog:ENOG41~TransMembrane:11 (i79-101o107-125i145-164o170-190i211-231o243-261i282-306o318-339i351-369o375-396i482-502o)): MPRMPGPPPPGFTPIQLAIMTNVFLYGFDGTITAATYAVISSEFDAANSASWLTTSYLVTATAFQPLYGRVSDIFGRRVCFFVSTVVFAVGCLGCGVARTVFALNCMRAVTGVGGAGLMTMATIINSDMIPFRRRGMYQAMQNGVVGFGAICGASFGGTVADLIGWRWCFLLQVPFSIFALVAGYFVLGNQHQGIAVTGEQGGFAALWKRVDFSGALLLVTAVSTQLLGLSLGGNELPWSSPWVIGALAMSVLLFAVFVRVEGSTAAMPIIPLRMLQGTMPIATQVANLCAGMSMYGYLFMLPLFFQAILNDSATKAGIRLSLPSLAMPLGGLISGTVMSRWGKLIPLMRTGLILMTVGQAMVSSWAFSDAAWKYVWYIFPSHLGTGMVYPAILFISIASHAHSDHAVSASTTYLVRSLGTVWGVSVTSAIVQNTLSVRLPQVLSEVPDKWRIIDEIRHSVDALQTLPPDIQLRARLVYYDGLRLAFLATTLVAAVGIGASLRTSHHVALAGSANPFGDDQLNVDVAAENAVRAALAKCPLVVAASSEEDPEEKQVHQTADVTSDERFSVAFDPLDGSSIIGANWSVGTILGIWKGDTALGKTPSKDQICSVLGVYGPRTTAIVAVRENPQDAGLCFELGLDDSGSSIELVRPDVKLSSPPYKTRYFAPANLRAAAESPAYASLIASFIKEKYTLRYSGGLVPDLGHILTKGHGVYISPVTQTSKAKLRKLYELFPVGLVVECAGGKAVDEDGRDVLEKGVEGCDERGGIIFGNTDEVEKVVKVLLG; this comes from the exons ATGCCCCGGATGCCTGGTCCCCCCCCGCCCGGCTTCACGCCCATCCAGCTCGCCATCATGACAAACGTCTTCCTCTACGGCTTCGACGGCACAATCACCGCGGCCACCTACGCCGTCATCAGCTCCGAGttcgacgccgccaacaGCGCCTCGTGGCTGACCACGTCGTACCTCGTCACCGCGACGGCGTTCCAGCCGCTCTACGGCCGCGTGTCGGACATTTTTGGCCGCCGCGTGTGCTTCTTTGTGTCGACGGTTGTGTTTGCCGTGGGGTGTCTTGGGTGCGGCGTGGCGAGGACTGTGTTTGCGCTGAATTGCATGAGGGCCGTTACTGGCGTTGGAGGAGCGGGACTGATGACGATGG ccaccatcatcaactcGGACATGATCCCCTTTCGCAGGCGCGGCATGTACCAGGCCATGCAAAACGGcgtcgtcggcttcggcgcCATCTGCGGCGCCTCCTTTGGCGGCACCGTTGCCGACCTCAtcggctggcgctggtgcttCCTGCTGCAGGtgcccttttccatctttgccttGGTTGCCGGGTACTTTGTGCTCGGGAACCAGCACCAGGGCATTGCTGTTACGGGCGAACAGGGCGGGTTCGCCGCGCTGTGGAAGAGAGTCGACTTTTCGGGCGCCTTGCTGCTGGTCACTGCTGTGTCGACGCAGCTGCTGGGCTTGAGCCTCGGCGGGAATGAGCTGCCGTGGAGCAGTCCGTGGGTCATTGGGGCGCTGGCAATGAGTGTGTTGCTGTTTGCGGTGTTTGTTCGTGTCGAGGGGAGTACGGCCGCCATGCCGATTATTCCGCTGAGGATGCTTCAGGGGACGATGCCGATTGCAACGCAGGTGGCCAATCTTTGCGCGGGCATGTCCATGTATGGC TATCTCTTCATGCttccgctcttcttccaggccATCCTCAACGATTCGGCTACCAAGGCGGGCATTCGGCTGTCTCTGCCTTCGCTGGCCATGCCCTTAGGAGGCCTCATCTCGGGCACGGTCATGTCTCGCTGGGGCAAGCTGATTCCGCTGATGCGGACGGGACTTATTCTCATGACGGTGGGCCAGGCCATGGTCTCGTCGTGGGCCTTTTCGGATGCGGCGTGGAAGTATGTCTGGTACATATTTCCGTCTCACCTGGGCACGGGGATGGTGTATCCGGCTATTCTGTTTATATCGATTGCATCCCATGCTCATTCAG ACCACGCCGTGTCTGCTTCAACCACCTATCTCGTTCGATCCCTCGGAACCGTCTGGGGCGTATCCGTCACGTCGGCCATTGTCCAAAACACGCTCAGCGTCCGCTTACCACAGGTCTTGAGCGAGGTACCAGATAAATGGAGA ATCATTGATGAGATTCGCCACTCGGTCGACGCCTTGCAAACCCTGCCGCCTGATATCCAGCTCCGTGCTCGGCTGGTATACTATGACGGACTGAGGCTTGCTTTCTTGGCGACTACGctggtggctgctgttggA ATCGGCGCCTCGCTGCGCACCTCGCACCACGTGGCGCTTGCCGGATCGGCGAATCCCTTCGGAGACGACCAGCTCAACGTCGACGTCGCAGCCGAGAATGCGGTCCGCGCCGCGCTGGCAAAGTGTCCGCTTGTAGTGGCTGCAAGCAGCGAGGAAGACCCGGAAGAGAAGCAAGTTCACCAGACAGCAGACGTTACTTCGGATGAGAGATTCTCAGTGGCGTTTGATCCTCTCGACGGCAGCTCCATCATCGGCGCAAACTGGTCCGTGGGCACAATCCTCGGCATCTGGAAAGGCGACACCGCACTCGGCAAGACCCCCAGCAAGGACCAAATCTGCTCCGTCCTGGGCGTCTACGGGCCGCGAACGACGGCCATTGTGGCTGTGCGCGAGAATCCGCAAGATGCCGGCCTGTGCTTtgagctggggctggacGACAGCGGCTCCAGCATCGAGCTCGTCCGGCCAGACGTGAAgctctcctcgccgcctTACAAGACGCGGTACTTTGCGCCGGCCAATCTCCGCGCCGCTGCAGAGTCGCCTGCATACGCCTCGCTCATTGCGTCTTTCATCAAGGAAAAGTACACGCTTCGGTACAGCGGGGGGCTTGTGCCGGATCTGGGCCACATTCTTACCAAAGGTCACGGCGTGTACATTTCGCCTGTGACGCAGACGAGCAAGGCGAAGCTGAGGAAGTTGTATGAGCTGTTTCCTGTGGGGTTGGTGGTGGAGTGTGCTGGGGGAAAGGCGGTGGACGAAGATGGGAGGGATGTGTTGGAGAAGGGGGTGGAGGGATGTGATGAGAGGGGGGGAATCATTTTTGGAAATACGGATGAGGTTGAAAAAGTGGTCAAGGTGCTGCTGGGATGA
- a CDS encoding uncharacterized protein (EggNog:ENOG41), producing MYSRGPAERQPEPEMWAAATFTLNSPDALSILHGIATAERGGSPTAEVRTAEFIREVGLKCISFNGIPRTINCLNAFHASLPERVTAALGREPSRTLTAENIEGVKARGRGLWDSIYAPFEDKLVDKLGVSHPDLPVVILNCHYGPLLSDPAGGKTKRGLGRVMTSLVAVASLRAQTGVGPQVLSHVFGLRKAVDDGTFRDDMDVEGVAGKEESESEEGVRWLAGDEGGRVDVEGGG from the exons ATGTATAGCCGAGGCCCGGCCGAACGGCAACCGGAACCAGAAATGTGG GCCGCTGCTACATTCACGCTCAACTCGCCCGACGCgctctccatcctccacGGCATCGCCACCGCCGAGCGCGGAGGCTCTCCAACAGCCGAGGTGCGCACCGCGGAATTCATCCGCGAGGTTGGCCTCAAGTGCATCTCCTTCAACGGCATCCCGCGCACAATCAACTGCCTCAATGCGTTTCACGCGTCTCTTCCCGAGCGCGTCACTGCGGCGTTGGGCAGGGAGCCGTCGCGGACACTGACGGCGGAGAATATcgagggcgtcaaggcgAGGGGCAGAGGGTTGTGGGATTCTATTTATGCGCCGTTTGAGGACAAGCTGGTTGACAAGCTGGGTGTGTCGCATCCTGATTTGCCCGTGGTGATTTTGAATTGCCATTACGGGCCGCTGCTGTCCGACCCGGCAGGGGGGAAGACGAAGCGAGGCCTGGGGAGGGTCATGACGAGTCTGGTGGCGGTGGCGAGCTTGAGGGCGCAGACGGGCGTTGGGCCGCAGGTGCTGTCTCATGTGTTTGGGCTGAGGAAGGCGGTTGACGATGGCACGTTTCGGGATGATATGGACGTTGAGGGGGTTGCGGGAAAGGAggagagtgagagtgaggAGGGCGTGAGGTGGTTGGCGGGGGATGAGGGGGGGAGAGTGGATGTTGAAGGCGGTGGATAG
- a CDS encoding uncharacterized protein (EggNog:ENOG41~TransMembrane:12 (i47-65o85-106i113-132o138-161i173-194o206-228i282-307o319-340i352-369o375-395i407-428o440-462i)) — protein sequence MSRLEETKFEDEKQQQLELEHGVGSEEERQHAAALARRILFKIDTRVMPILALLLLCSFLDRTNVGNAKILGLESDVGITDNQYSQGLAVFYATYIACELPSNLVLKKFSPRIWLPTLAVAWGITTMCLGFIRSFGSFAAVRALLGIAEGGLFPGIVLYLSSMYTRGELALRIGIFYTAASLSGAFGGLLARGLSAIGPRGGLEGWRWIFIVEGLLTVVSGLIAFIWLPNGVASAKFLTTEERDFASQRLANDNGGRFNPALEAEEAFKWSEVRRGLFNVQVWLTSTAYFAMLSGVYSFGLFLPTIVNSLQITTNANKVQLWTVIPYAVATPTTVAVALISDRIKLRGLPMLVMLPVSIAGYATIAHVQSASVRFGMTCLMAMGMYSSVPCVLVWNANNSAGHYKRATTSALQLAVANCGGFVATFAYPNKEGPVYLKGHSIILGLLCYAWLAVLVNVLWLSKVNRDKKAGKYDQYAGCGDDRDPEFKMIL from the exons ATGTCGCGTCTTGAAGAGACGAAATTCGAGgatgagaagcagcagcagctggagctggagcatgGGGTCGGCTCCGAGGAGGAGCGCCAGCATGCAGCGGCGTTGGCGAGGAGGATTCTGTTCAAGATAGACACCAG AGTCATGCCCATTCTggcgcttctgcttctctgctCGTTCCTGGACAGGACCAACGTCGGCAACGCAAAGATCCTCGGCCTCGAGTCCGACGTGGGCATCACGGACAATCAGTACTCGCAAGGCCTCGCCGTCTTTTACGCCACCTACATTGCCTG CGAACTCCCCAGCAACCTCGTCCTCAAGAAATTCTCCCCCCGCATCTGGCTGCCCACCCTCGCCGTCGCCTGGGGCATCACCACAATGTGCCTCGGCTTCATCCGCTCCTTTGGCAGCTTCGCCGCCGTGCGCGCCCTGCTGGGCATCGCCGAGGGCGGCCTGTTTCCAGGCATCGTGCTGTACCTGTCCAGCATGTACACGCGCGGCGAGCTGGCCCTGCGCATCGGCATCTTTTACACGGCGGCGTCGCTGTCGGGGGCGTTTGGGGGGCTGTTGGCGAGGGGATTGTCGGCGATTGGGCCGCGGGGAGGGCTGGAGGGGTGGAGATGGATTTTTATTGTTGAAGGGCTGTTG ACTGTTGTTTCTGGCCTCATAGCCTTTATTTGGCTGCCAAACGGCGTTGCGAGCGCAAAGTTTCTCACAACTGAAGAGCGAGATTTCGCTTCCCAGAGGTTGGCAAACGACAACGGCGGCCGCTTCAA CCCAGCACtcgaggcagaagaagccttCAAGTGGTCCGAGGTCCGCCGCGGCCTGTTCAACGTCCAGGTCTGGCTTACCTCGACGGCCTACTTTGCCATGCTCTCGGGCGTGTACTCGTTTGGTCTTTTT CTGCCTACAATTGTCAATTCTCTTCAGATCACGACCAATGCCAACAAAGTCCAGCTCTGGACTGTCATTCCGTATGCCGTGGCAACGCCCACTACCG tcgccgtcgccctcaTCTCGGACCGCATCAAGCTCCGAGGCCTCCCCATGCTCGTCATGCTCCCCGTCTCCATCGCCGGCTATGCCACAATCGCCCATGTCCAGTCAGCCAGTGTCCGCTTCGGCATGACGTGCCTCATGGCCATGGGCATGTACAGCTCCGTGCCGTGCGTGCTGGTGTGGAACGCGAATAACTCGGCGGGACATTACAAGAGGGCGACGACGTCGGCGTTGCAGCTGGCCGTGGCGAATTGCGGAGGCTTCGTCGCGA CATTTGCATACCCGAATAAAGAGGGGCCCGTCTATCTCAAGGGACACTCCATCATCCTGGGATTGCTCTGTTATGCGTGGCTTGC CGTATTGGTCAACGTGCTCTGGCTATCCAAGGTTAACAGAGACAAAAAGGCCGGGAAATACGACCAGTATGCCGGCTGTGGTGATGATCGTGACCCCGAGTTCAAAATGATTTTATAA